A single genomic interval of uncultured Pseudodesulfovibrio sp. harbors:
- the thiC gene encoding phosphomethylpyrimidine synthase ThiC, with protein sequence MEYTTQMDAARKGIVTPQMETVARKENMRIEDLMERMAKGTVIIPANKNHKNLDAEGVGEGMRIKVNVNLGISKDCSDVEPELEKVQAALDMKAEAIMDLSCYGKTQEFRQRLVEMSPAMIGTVPIYDAVGFYDKNLQDITVDEFFDVVQKHVEDGVDFLTIHCGLNKHTAEKVKAGGRLTNIVSRGGSLLFTWMEINNAENPFYEHYDRLLDICEKYDVTLSLGDGCRPGCLHDATDACQVEELITLGELTKRAWERNVQVMIEGPGHMAMDEIAGNMMMEKRLCHGAPFYVLGPLVTDVAPGYDHITAAIGGAIAGMSGADFLCYVTPAEHLRLPTLEDMKEGIIATRIAAHAADIAKKHPGARDWDDEMSTARAALDWEGMFNLAMDQERPRAFRKSSEPEHHDSCSMCGKMCAVRNMNRVLEGKDIQLDD encoded by the coding sequence ATGGAGTATACCACTCAGATGGACGCTGCCCGCAAGGGTATCGTCACCCCCCAGATGGAAACCGTGGCCCGCAAAGAGAACATGCGTATTGAGGACCTGATGGAGCGCATGGCAAAGGGAACGGTCATTATTCCCGCCAACAAGAATCACAAGAATCTCGATGCTGAGGGCGTTGGCGAAGGCATGCGGATCAAGGTGAACGTCAACCTCGGTATTTCCAAGGATTGCAGTGACGTTGAACCGGAGCTTGAAAAGGTACAGGCCGCGCTGGACATGAAGGCTGAGGCGATCATGGACCTGAGCTGCTATGGCAAGACCCAGGAATTCCGCCAGCGTCTCGTTGAGATGTCTCCGGCCATGATCGGCACTGTCCCCATTTATGACGCCGTTGGTTTTTACGACAAGAACCTTCAGGACATCACCGTGGACGAGTTTTTTGACGTGGTGCAGAAGCATGTCGAGGACGGCGTTGACTTCCTGACTATTCACTGCGGCCTGAACAAGCACACGGCCGAAAAAGTGAAGGCCGGTGGCCGTCTGACCAATATCGTTTCCCGCGGCGGCTCCCTGCTGTTCACATGGATGGAGATCAATAACGCGGAGAATCCGTTCTACGAGCACTATGACCGTTTGCTGGACATCTGCGAGAAGTATGACGTGACCCTGAGCCTCGGCGACGGCTGCCGCCCCGGTTGTCTGCATGACGCGACTGACGCCTGTCAGGTCGAGGAACTCATCACGCTGGGTGAACTGACCAAGCGTGCCTGGGAGCGTAACGTTCAGGTGATGATCGAAGGTCCCGGCCATATGGCCATGGATGAGATCGCTGGAAACATGATGATGGAGAAACGTCTCTGCCACGGCGCACCGTTTTACGTGCTCGGTCCTCTGGTGACCGATGTCGCTCCCGGTTACGACCACATCACTGCCGCTATCGGCGGGGCCATCGCGGGTATGTCCGGTGCGGACTTCCTGTGCTATGTCACTCCGGCGGAACATCTGCGCCTGCCCACCCTTGAGGACATGAAGGAAGGCATCATCGCCACTCGTATCGCTGCTCATGCCGCGGATATTGCCAAGAAGCATCCCGGCGCACGGGATTGGGATGATGAAATGAGCACGGCTCGTGCCGCTCTGGACTGGGAGGGCATGTTCAATCTGGCCATGGATCAGGAGCGTCCCCGCGCATTCCGTAAGTCTTCCGAGCCGGAACACCATGATTCCTGTTCCATGTGCGGTAAGATGTGTGCCGTGCGAAACATGAATCGCGTCCTTGAAGGCAAGGACATCCAGCTTGACGACTAG